From the Hevea brasiliensis isolate MT/VB/25A 57/8 chromosome 13, ASM3005281v1, whole genome shotgun sequence genome, the window ATTTCAAACACGTCTGAAGAAGAACACTCTTTTTTGGATTCTCTTCTACTTGCACAGGTAAAGAAGAAGGTGTTTTAGGTCCTCTTCTTCTTGCACCTGTAGAACAAAAATGTTACCTGATTTCATAATGAGATGTAGCCATAATGTTTTCTTGTTGCTTTGCAGTGGGAAGAAAGAATGTTGAAAGGTCATTTCAAATATGACATAACTGCCTCTGAGATTAAGGTTTTTATATTTCTTTAGTAGTCTTCTTTTGCTGAGGCATAAGGTTGACTATAATGGAAAACtcagttaaatttaaatttatacagATCATTAGGGGTAGAAGAAAGTTTCTTGCTCAGTTAAACAATGACTGGGGTATGGAGTGTTTCAAAGATCCTGAGAAGCTTAAGATGTGCCATGAAGAGGATACACTTGTGTTTGACCGGACAAAGCACTGTGAGGAATTACTCTTTTGCATTACAAACAGTGATAAGGCAGACTCTGAGCTTATTCCTTCAGCTGCCGTGCCTAATGATGCTATCTTGATTGTTATCAATGTAAGTCCGAGCATTGGGAGTTGGTCCTTTAAGTCAGCTTAAAATATCATAGAGGCTATATTTCATcattacaagaaaaataaaaaaaaatggtgcTTTTCATTCTCTTTACTTGTCCCGAAATCCTGATCATTCATgatataaatattttcaattctaGTTTTAATCTctgttttttattgttttgaatttTTTAGTTCTCAATTCTGGTTtttatgtcttttctttgataaaagATTTTTAGGGGGTATGCTAAGCAGGCTAACAATATATCTTCGAAATTTATTCTATTTACTTATCCATTTTAGGTTCTCTTATAAAGCCAAACTTGCAGTAGTCTACCATTTCACCATTCCTTGTCCTTACAAAGCTTCTTGGGAAGTTTATTGTGCATGTTGATTTCAATATATTTTACAATGTTAAAGATAATTGTTCTTTATTTGTTCTTATGTGTTGTTCTTTATTTGTTCTTATGTGTGACTTTAGATTGTTTGTTGTTTAAGGTAAACCCAGTTGAATATGGCCATGTCTTCCTAGTACCTCATGGCTTTGACAGTCTTTACCGGTTCCTGGATGCAAGATTCTTGGAAATGGTTGCAAGGGTTGCTGTTGAGATGAATAATTGTTCTTTTCGTTTGTTCTACAATTGTCCTGGTCATTCACGTCTATATTTCCAGGTACCATATTGCTTCTTGTCATGATAAAATGGCTTCCGTATGAAAGTTTCTTCATGCCATTTTTGAATCATGACAAGTAATGAGTTTTTGGATGCTGCTCATGTTTGTTCTTTATCACCAAATTTTCATTCTGTTCAATTCTTGGGAGGAATTGTGGGAAAATTTTGTTTGTTTTCTTTGGTGGTGCAGGCCTGCTATTTTCCAGATCTTTTACCAGTGGAGCACATGCCTGTTGATATCTTATTTGATGCCGGACAGGGTGGAATTCATATCTTTACTGTCATTGATTACCCCATCAAAACCCTCCTCTTTGAGAGTAACTGCAATTTTAAGATAATGGTGGAGGTTCTTGCTGAGACATGTTCTTGTTTGCTGAATAAGGACATCCAATATAACCTGATGATATCAGATTGTGGCAAAAAGTTTTTCTTGTTTCTTCAGGTAAGATGGCCACATTATTGTTCTATCTTGTATTTTATGCACTGTGGAGATTTGTTTGAGATCTATGTTTCCCTTGAATTAATCTCCCTTGTGGGTTAAAGGAGGTAACACCGCAGAGGTTTTTCTCCCCTGACATTTTACGTTGATATATATTGGTGGGGCTCTGCCAATTTAACTTGGTTTGCTTTGATTTACATGGCTATGACATCTGACTAGGTGCGAACATTTCTGGCATGCTCTAATCTGAAGGGGACTGACACACATGCACACATGTTGTGCACACACTcataaaaagagaaagaaagagatcTCCTTGGCCTTCTAAAGttgatttttgaatttcaaaattattttgtGTTAGAATGGCGTTCCAtatgttttattttataataaaggaGTAGATTTTCTAAAGACATTTTATGGACCAGCACAGCAAGGGAAAACAAATACCAGGattgtttgatatatatatatatatataaaacaaactGTGGGGATAGAATTTAGAGCTTTAACTCAAATTTGGTATATACCAGCCTGTTATGGTGTGGAATTTTCAACCGTGTATATAATGTCCCATAGTAGTCTGTGTTCTGATTTACCTTATTTTTTTCAACAAATTATGAAATTGCCTACAATATTCACTTAATCTGtgctgaaactcaaatttctttcTCTATCGTTGATTGTGGACTCATTACTCCCCCAGGCCCAAACATTGTCAACCTCCTGCAACCTTTCAGCATGGGAGTGTGGAGGCTATTTCTTGTTCAGGTCTAGGCAGGAATTCGACGAAGTTACAGAGGCTGCCCTACTTAAACGTCTAAGCACAGTCTCTCTTGATGATGAAGGCTTTGCAGCAGTTAAACGGCTCTGTTGCAGGATTGCAACTAAGATTGCAACTTGAACTTATTATCTGATGCACGTATGGGCAACAGATCTCCCAATATACAATTCGAAGTTGTCTGATGCTTATTTTCCCACTACCAAATTTCTTGTGCTTGGAACAAAGACTAGAACATTGATGGTCGGTTCTTGGAAGCTGGAGACATCAAGTTATCGCCAACATGTGCTATTACCAGGCTGTTCTTTCTCTGGTACTATAGTCTTTTGTGTGTCTATTGTGTAGTGCATTTTATCCAATTAGTTGGACTACCTTGCGTTTCAAGATTGTTCTGTAGCTGGAACTTAAAATGTATTCCAAATCTTAATAGTAAATTATTTTTGAtttccaaataattaatttcacagGTAACGTCTTAACCCTCTTGCTATGAAATacttgaaattttaatttctgataaattttttagtatatagaaaagagaagaaatttgAGCATCATATACATTAGGTGGTCAATGCCACTTGACAGTAATTCTTAAATATTAGTGGAATTACTATCATTTTCATCGACTCAAAATCCAATATGATTACTACTGGATTTTGGCTCATTAACTTCAAAAGTTCTTTGCTATTGATATTTTTATTCACGATTTGTTTTTATATACATACATTAATGgcttcaaaataaaaataaaaaataaattaattaattaaataagctATTGTACTTTTCGAGAAAGGCCAAACAAACTAACATCAAATTTTTTATCAAATAAGTCTATATTTTTTAGTTAAGGTTAAATAAGTTCATatttaataaaatgttattttttttaattttttaaataataaaatattaaaaattataattttaatattaaacaattttttttttactttaatagACAGCAGAGGAAAAATCTACACATTTATAAGCTAAACCAATATAAAGGAGAAAACTTAatacaggaaaaaaaaaatgccaATATACAGTTTCCTATAGGCAAAGGTGCATCTCTTTGCTTCTCCTTATCTACATAAGCAACTCAAGCGTAGcccaaaaaaacaaaagaaaaactaATAATTGTGGTTCATTGATGCTAGGTACTCCAAAACTAAGAAAGTGTAGGACATCCTATacaaaaaaactaaataaaaaggcTCTTCATATCGCCTTCAGTGCTGTTGTAACACACCAATCCTTTTACATATTGGACCATTGACTGGCAAATGATAATATCTTCTCTGCCAAAATTTGTAGCAACATTGTTTTATAAGGCATCGACTTACTTGGAATAAGCCCCTCCAGAAAAGCTGTAGCAATAGAAGATTCTGCAGCAGAACCAAAAAGTATTGGGCAGTTCTATCCGTTTAACAAAAAGGATCTGCAGAGAGGTTATAAATTTCCAGTAAAATTattaagtattaaaaaaaatatcagTTTGCTCAAATGTATAGAACGTCAAGTTAGATGACGGTTCAAGATAGAAGCATGACACCAATAAGCCactaattttgaaaatattaccTTGCATAAGTAGATCAAATTGGTTTAACAGATTCTCCACTTAATTCTCTTCTAACCAACTTTAGAATTTCCATAATCTGCAATTATCAAAATGAAAGACTCAATGAGTAAacggattttattttattttctaaggaaaaatgaaaattaatattaattttaagaatatacTGGGCATCACACCACTAGTGATGCATAACCATAAAGAAGATGAGTTCTAGTAAAAAAGCCACCAAAGAAAAACCTACTTATTAAGTTTTCCAGGGTTGAGATGTACAGAGATTTTTATTGGTAGCAATTTTATATCCCTCTTTTCCCCTTCTCAAGTCACTGGATGAACACAGTTTAACACATGTGGAAAGgtgaattttctttttcttttgaattgTCATAGCGCATATACAAAGTCTGTCCCTGGATAAAGGTAAGTAGGTAACCACAAAAAAAGCTTTCTCTTCATACCTATCTTATCATTAACAACTTCAAGGAAGCAATGAACTCAACCACATAAACAGACACAAGTGCGTGCACACAAAATAGTATTACATAACATCATTAGTGTAACCAACAGAAGAGAAGTATCTTACTCCAGGATAGTGTTGCAATATCGGAGAATAATGATCTAGTGCTATGTATATTTTTTCGAGAAGGCTTAGAAGAGTATCCACCTCGTCACCTAAAAGATCAACCTGAGATTCAAGACAAATCCATTAAACTAATTGAAAAGATGTGCTGCACACACAACTAACAAtcataaattatttgtaattaaaAATGACGTATCAATAGatactttaaaaaaattattttttttaattaaaaaaatgcagAGACAGCACTATATTGGTAAAGTATACATTAGATAGCTCATTAGACACAAACAAGAAAGTCGCATCATAAATTTTCTATTAAATAAGACAAACTAGAAATTTGCTGTAGCACCATTTCATAACAGGGGACAATGACCATATTTTTATTTGAAACCGTGCCGCTATGTCAAACACAAAAGATGTAACCAAGCATCACCTTCAATTCCTTATATATGCATTTTAGGCGATGGAATTCTTTTTGAGACCATCACGTCAAGATGAAACACATAAATAAGCATGACATTTAATATGTAATTTTAGCATACCTCAGCTTCAGCCTTTTGAAGGTCTGAACACCTCTTTTCAAGCCTCTGCTTGTACAGCAACCCTGTCTTTTTAAGTTTGATAGCTTTCTGAATGAGAGAACTCAATTGAGAGCTCAAAGTTTCCAACCTGGAAAAGAAGCCATGGAAATGTTGTGGCTTTTGTATTAATAAACTTTAAGTTACATGTTCCCTCAACAAACTTATAAGTGGTTGTGTAGTTAAAACTGAAGATGGAGGCTCACAAACTGACAATTAAACAAAGATGGATTCAAAACAGCAACAATAAATTGAGGCGGTCAATATGGAAAGTATAAATACATCAAATCAAGACAGTAAATCCATAATTTTTAGACATCATTagcattaatcaatttaaaactaaaataattaGGATCCTGAATAGACATATGCAGTGTGGCTAATTATAGTAGGATCCTGAATTGGTTGGGAGAAAATGGATATGGAAGTGTAGATTAATTACTCTCCCTCACTTCAGTTAAAACTTCACTATTTGATGATTTTAGCTCAAGAAATGAACATGTTTGAAGATGGAAAATTTGAGATGGGAAATTTCAGAGAAGCATATGAAGAAGTGTAGAAACTAGAAACAGAATAAGCTCCCTGCCTCTCTgcaccaaaaataaaaaaaaaactttttatcTGCCCATGTGGGTAACACCGTTACCCGTTAAGTAATGGTCGTTGCTAATTACAAATTATTTCCACCATTATTTAAAGAGGATATCAGTAACAGTACCCTCAAAAACCTGTAAATAACGTAATGGCTATTATTTAAAACTATTGAGTGAATAGAGTGGATGCTAAAAAGATAAAATCTTCAATGGTAGGTCATAATTGTCGACTTGCATGCTTAATTATGAAATATGGAAAATAGAAAGTAAACATGCAACTGGCCAAAAAAAAAACATAGGCATTCTCAAGTAAATAAAAGTGGAAAATATAGATATGGAAACCAAGCGCAAAAAAAGTAAGTGATTTACTCAAGGGATCATCACTTGAGAGCTTTCTCAATCAGTTTTCGGTAATGCATTAAATCTTGCAAGTCAGGACAAATTAGCATTATTTACATTATGCAAATATCAAGAACCTCGCTAACTACATAAACGTTAAGCATTTTTTTGGCAAGTTTGCTTTCAGGAAAATTCGAGGTAACAATCATGATAGCAAATATACCATAATTCAATTTCAATATATCTTAGATTTAAACCAAAATCCAGCCCCAAGCCATTCTACCTTTGCCACCACCCAAACAGTGAATTCAAGACAGCATGATCATATTTTGCTACACAACAAAACTCAAGTATATAAGAActccaacattaacaaaataaatATAGCAAAAATCAAAAGAAAGCTATCTCTCACACAGCTTATTGAGCTAGatatcattgagatcacaaatcAAGATTGCAGGAGATTCTCAGATACTTTATTAAATTTGTTTAAGTTCTAGAAATTAATGGATGTTGAATTTCACGTAACAATTACATGGATTAAATGTACACATACCATTTCCATCTCCCATAACAAAGGGCCAAAGTCAGTCATGATGGCAATTCACATGTATGCATGCATAGGGCTTTTAAGTCAGAAAACACAGACATCCtataaaacttaattttctagagTCTCTAACATCTGGTTCCATGTTAGAAAACAGAACCTAAAGCTTGCATGTACTTATATCTCAATACAGAACACCTCAAGAAAAAACTTAAAAGTTCATATAAAATGGCAATAACTAAGTACCTCAAGCTATTCATTTTAATATCTTCAGTTGCCCGGTATTCAAAATCATTAACTGCTTTTTCCAATCCTTGGATAAGAACAATAGTTGAATTCATTTGCTTCCTATATTCTCTTTCTCTTGCCTCAGCTGATGATATAGTATTCTGATACTGTTGGGAAGTAGAAAGAAGCAAACTTTTCTCCTCATCTGCTTCTCTTAACTTCTTCGTTACTATCTCAAGCTGCTGAGTTGTCTGAAGCCTTAACTCATCAAGCTCTTGAGAAACTAACTCAACTTTCTCCTTCTCTTTCGTCAACACCACCGCTGTTTCTTGAATCAAATTGCCTTTTTCTTCAATCGCTGCCCTTAGTAAGAGCATCTTTTGCTCCAATTTTTCTCTCTCAGCAATATTCAATCTcaattccttttctttttccaAAGCTTGCATCTCAAGGGATACTCGGACTTTACTTTCATTCATATATTTCAGGTTCAAGGTACCAACTTTCTCCTCAGCTTCCTTGAAGGATTCTCTAAAAATAACTTCGCATATCCCTTGCATGATAATGGACTCTATAACTGAATCTTCAATCTCTAAATTACCAGTAGGCTCAGCATTGCGAGTAGCTTCTTTGAATATGATTTCATAAATTCCATCCATGATGTCATGCTCGATATCTAACTCTTCTATGAAGCTTTTCATTTGGTTGACCATCTCCTTGAGAAGGAATTTATAAAGATCATCACTGATTGAAGCTTCAATGTTTGCATCTTCGATAACGCATTTAAGATCTTCAAACATTCTTGATAACTTCTCCTCTGCCAAAgagtgttcttgtattttctctgcAGCATCAGAAACTTGTGAGGAAagacatttaatttcctttttcttatCCAAGAGCAAGTCTCTTAGTTGGCGATTTTCTAAACAAAGTGATTCCAGTCTATCCTTCAAATTGTTTAGACAATCTCCATTGTTACTAAATGAAGGCAGTTTCTCATTTTCCATTAGAATGCCATCCAATTTTAGAATGACCTCTGGTATCTTTTTCCTCAACGAATCAAACTCCTTATCCTTCCTCACTGGCACAGAAGAACCCCTTTCCTTCAAGTACTCCCTCTTCAAACTGAAAAATTCTTCTGTCATTTGTTGCACTTTTAACTCATGGTCTCTCCTTATTTTAGTCATCTCAgacttaaaataattaaataattcttCCTTTGAGAAGTGCTTTAGTTGTGCATAATCCATATTTTCTGGAACAACAGTTATTGAAtcatcatgtttgccatttccttCCCAAAGTGAAGTGGACGAAATATGATTAACTGAAGCCTTTCGGTGCTCCAAGGAACCATGTGAAATTAAATGTCCACTTTCAGGAACAGACAATGATTTAGAGATGGCATCTAACTCCTGACGGAAACTTGTAATCTCTTTGATCTTTTCAAGCCAATTTGCACTCTCATTACCATAAGATTTAGCATTTTGGTCCCACAGTCTCTGTTCAAACTCTTCTTGAAAACTCTGAATACAATTCTTGATCGCTATTCCTTCAATTTCTGCTTGAAATTCTCTCTCCTGCCGCCAGTCAAAGTGCAATGACTTGGACAAGCAAACCATATCTTCTGCATGCACGAAGGCAGATTCCAGAGTAGTTCTAAGACCATCAAGTGCCCTATCCACATCAATCCATTTTTCGGGCATGTTTTCCTCTAGAATACCACTCAATCCCAAAGAACCAGAACCCTTCCTAATCCTGTCAATTTCTTTCTTGAGCTTTTTAAATTGATCTTTCGCTGCAATTTTAAGGTTGCCCAAAAAATCTTGTAATCTCTCATGATCTACTGTGCCATTTGAATGGGAAGAATAAAGCCCATATTTTCTGCTCTTTTGTTCATGGCACATCATTGAATACCTCATGGATTCATTTCCATCTACACCCACATGGTAAAGATGTAACGTCTCTTTTAATTTAGCCAACTCTGATTCTTTCTGAGCAATCTTTTCTGCTGCCTCCTGTTCAACAGCACATATCATACCCTTGACAACTGAATCACTCACCATTCTTGACACAACCAACCGCTCCTTTATATCTTCCCAATATGTCTCCAGATCATTAAGGATGTCCACACCCAGATTCTCATTCTCCTCATCAGTGTCACGATGCTGCACTGTACCACTGTTGCATGAACTGAGACCAGCATCCATATTGATTGACGTCTCCAAAAACTCTGGACTCTCCATCCACTTTCAATGAAACACAAACACCACCAAAACTCAAAGTTACAATGCAGAAGAACAAGCTAAATTACCCATAAAAGCTTCAACTCATAAGAATCCATGCCAAGAATAAGAAAATCTGCCAAATTTTAAAGTAACAAAAAAAGAAATTTGTTAATAGGCAACACAGAAAATCGACAATCAGACAACCAGCAAGCCAATGATGATAATTTTATTAGCTCAATCTATGACAGATAAAAcagagaaaaaataaaaagatataaTCTTTGGAGGGTTGAGCTTTCATCTGACTTGACAACCAGGAAATAACCCCAACAGAGACCGAGCTTAATTCAGCTCATTAGCTATGTTAGGGGGGGTGTTtactcaaaataaattaaaaaaaaaaaaaaatctccttcAGTCCCAGCAACAAAGAAAGTATCAATACAAACTGAGTTAACATCAAATTCCATGCTAAAACTGATTTTCTTAGGCTTAAATTAACACTTCAAGTGACAAAAAAATTCACTCTATAACTAACCAAAACAGGAAAACAGAAAATTGAGATATAATTTTTGTTCGCTTTTTCCTCCATTTTCTCAGGTCAACACATAACTTCAAGTGAACTAAAAAGAATTAAGCTCAAAATAAACTTGCTTAAGCTTAATCAACACttcaaatgagaaaaaaaaacaaacagaaatgaaaattaaacaacaaaaaaaattacaaaaaaaaaaagaggctaAAGAGCAAACTCACAGGTTCTGGCGACCAATCTGAGAAAATAAAAACTCAAAATTCAGGAAAGAAAAAATCAAGAAGCGCTTGAAAATCCCAATACAGCCACTGAATTTAGTTAAAAAAAGCTGCTTCAAAGGAAAGGTTCTACCTTTCCCCTCGTCtgtggtgttttttttttttttttctttttttggggaGTTTTTAGGGTTTATTTTTGAGATGACACAGAAAATTTATGAAGACTGAAGAAGGAGGGATTTGGTGAGCGGGAGTAGAAAAGAAAACACGTTAACCCTCAGGAAACGTTTTATTTACGGCGTCTGCCATTTTGACTTATCCTTCAATCAATATATAACAATTTTGTTCATATGGGATAAATATCTTGGTTTTGTTACGCTagcatttatttatattttttgtttTGCCAGCTggcatttatttatattttttttatttctttatattgaTAGTCATACATACCAACCTcactttctttatttatttttttattttcatc encodes:
- the LOC110648027 gene encoding GDP-L-galactose phosphorylase 1; the protein is MVTVKPLADNNLLLRCATEQLGCPQFCSQGIKIPIYCFGTQYLINNGLFGGISNTSEEEHSFLDSLLLAQWEERMLKGHFKYDITASEIKIIRGRRKFLAQLNNDWGMECFKDPEKLKMCHEEDTLVFDRTKHCEELLFCITNSDKADSELIPSAAVPNDAILIVINVNPVEYGHVFLVPHGFDSLYRFLDARFLEMVARVAVEMNNCSFRLFYNCPGHSRLYFQACYFPDLLPVEHMPVDILFDAGQGGIHIFTVIDYPIKTLLFESNCNFKIMVEVLAETCSCLLNKDIQYNLMISDCGKKFFLFLQAQTLSTSCNLSAWECGGYFLFRSRQEFDEVTEAALLKRLSTVSLDDEGFAAVKRLCCRIATKIAT
- the LOC110648023 gene encoding WPP domain-associated protein; its protein translation is MESPEFLETSINMDAGLSSCNSGTVQHRDTDEENENLGVDILNDLETYWEDIKERLVVSRMVSDSVVKGMICAVEQEAAEKIAQKESELAKLKETLHLYHVGVDGNESMRYSMMCHEQKSRKYGLYSSHSNGTVDHERLQDFLGNLKIAAKDQFKKLKKEIDRIRKGSGSLGLSGILEENMPEKWIDVDRALDGLRTTLESAFVHAEDMVCLSKSLHFDWRQEREFQAEIEGIAIKNCIQSFQEEFEQRLWDQNAKSYGNESANWLEKIKEITSFRQELDAISKSLSVPESGHLISHGSLEHRKASVNHISSTSLWEGNGKHDDSITVVPENMDYAQLKHFSKEELFNYFKSEMTKIRRDHELKVQQMTEEFFSLKREYLKERGSSVPVRKDKEFDSLRKKIPEVILKLDGILMENEKLPSFSNNGDCLNNLKDRLESLCLENRQLRDLLLDKKKEIKCLSSQVSDAAEKIQEHSLAEEKLSRMFEDLKCVIEDANIEASISDDLYKFLLKEMVNQMKSFIEELDIEHDIMDGIYEIIFKEATRNAEPTGNLEIEDSVIESIIMQGICEVIFRESFKEAEEKVGTLNLKYMNESKVRVSLEMQALEKEKELRLNIAEREKLEQKMLLLRAAIEEKGNLIQETAVVLTKEKEKVELVSQELDELRLQTTQQLEIVTKKLREADEEKSLLLSTSQQYQNTISSAEAREREYRKQMNSTIVLIQGLEKAVNDFEYRATEDIKMNSLRLETLSSQLSSLIQKAIKLKKTGLLYKQRLEKRCSDLQKAEAEVDLLGDEVDTLLSLLEKIYIALDHYSPILQHYPGIMEILKLVRRELSGESVKPI